A genomic stretch from Rhineura floridana isolate rRhiFlo1 chromosome 18, rRhiFlo1.hap2, whole genome shotgun sequence includes:
- the LOC133372462 gene encoding forkhead box protein L2-like: protein MEEGESGGAVKATLEVAKDQSADGKGDPAAAPPLLQKPPYSYVALITLALRDSPEQRLPLSGIYHYISQRFPYYQLSQKGWQNSIRHNLSLNECFVKVPRQGAERRGNDWVLDPAFEGMFEGGNYRRRRLIRRRSPDLSLVSAPPALACFTCPETPAPYFFPYHPYSERPPPPPACLLAGSGVGQPPHPYTMSNGSPPGVGPVTGYGPYPKFLLPGGAAQQPLSSVAGGSVGSFQPPPDLPRFHCWNW, encoded by the coding sequence ATGGAGGAAGGTGAGAGCGGCGGAGCCGTCAAGGCCACCTTGGAGGTAGCGAAGGACCAGAGCGCCGACGGCAAGGGCGACCCGGCCGCCGCGCCCCCTCTCCTCCAAAAGCCCCCCTACTCCTACGTCGCCCTCATCACCCTGGCTCTCCGAGACAGCCCCGAGCAGCGCTTGCCCCTCAGCGGCATTTACCACTACATCTCCCAGCGCTTCCCTTACTACCAGCTGAGCCAAAAGGGCTGGCAGAACAGCATCCGCCACAACCTCAGCCTCAACGAGTGTTTCGTCAAGGTGCCCCGCCAGGGAGCCGAGCGCAGGGGCAACGACTGGGTCCTGGATCCGGCCTTTGAGGGCATGTTCGAGGGGGGCAACTACAGGCGACGGAGGCTCATCCGGAGGCGCTCGCCGGATCTTTCCCTTGTGTCTGCCCCGCCGGCTTTAGCTTGTTTCACCTGCCCTGAGACACCTGCGCCTTATTTCTTCCCTTACCATCCTTACAGTGAgaggccgccgccgcctcctgccTGTCTTTTGGCCGGCTCCGGTGTGGGGCAGCCCCCCCACCCTTACACGATGAGCAACGGCAGTCCTCCAGGTGTGGGGCCGGTCACCGGCTACGGACCCTACCCCAAATTCCTGCTTCCCGGCGGGGCGGCGCAGCAGCCTTTGAGTTCCGTTGCCGGAGGATCCGTCGGTTCTTTCCAGCCGCCGCCGGACCTGCCCCGTTTCCACTGCTGGAATTGGTAG